In Pseudomonas sp. R76, one genomic interval encodes:
- a CDS encoding DUF1161 domain-containing protein, which translates to MKKFLLAVGLLSIAGTALAAGKPCEELKSEIAAKIDAKGASGYSLEVVDKGAAPSDHTVVGSCEGGTKEIAYKRG; encoded by the coding sequence ATGAAGAAGTTCCTGTTAGCGGTAGGTTTGTTGAGCATTGCGGGCACAGCCCTGGCGGCGGGCAAGCCTTGTGAAGAGCTTAAAAGTGAAATTGCAGCGAAAATCGACGCCAAGGGCGCTTCGGGTTATTCGCTGGAAGTGGTAGATAAAGGCGCAGCACCCAGCGACCACACAGTCGTCGGCAGCTGCGAAGGCGGCACCAAGGAAATCGCCTACAAGCGCGGTTAA
- a CDS encoding OsmC family protein: MSIVKKASAHWEGDLKTGLGSISTETGVLREAPYGFKARFEGGKGTNPEELIGAAHAGCFSMAFSMILGDAGLKADSIDTQAEVTLDQVDGGFAITAVHLVLKAKIPGASQAQFDELSKKAKEGCPVSKVLNAKISLDATLVS, encoded by the coding sequence ATGAGTATCGTTAAAAAAGCATCCGCGCATTGGGAAGGTGATCTGAAGACAGGCCTGGGTTCCATTTCCACCGAAACCGGCGTGCTGCGCGAAGCGCCTTACGGCTTCAAGGCCCGTTTCGAAGGCGGCAAGGGCACAAACCCTGAAGAACTGATTGGCGCGGCGCACGCCGGCTGTTTCTCCATGGCGTTTTCCATGATTCTGGGTGATGCCGGCCTCAAGGCTGACAGCATTGATACCCAGGCTGAAGTGACCCTGGACCAGGTAGACGGTGGTTTTGCGATTACCGCTGTGCATTTGGTGCTGAAAGCCAAGATCCCGGGCGCAAGCCAGGCGCAGTTCGATGAGCTGAGCAAAAAGGCCAAGGAAGGCTGCCCAGTCTCCAAGGTGCTGAATGCAAAAATCAGCCTGGATGCCACGCTCGTCAGCTAA
- a CDS encoding PA0061/PA0062 family lipoprotein encodes MRQLLLPITALFLSACASTPIPPVDPHQAWVDFTTPTPGAKLVMAQRLDGKNLNDGRFFQVPPGSHELMVRFDFEVNTGAGFGGLDQTHDRTCFMTLQYDNFQAGQHYVLEGRSLAFTPNIRLYNSARQLLAQERSVNCI; translated from the coding sequence ATGCGCCAGCTCTTGCTTCCCATCACCGCCCTGTTTCTCAGCGCCTGCGCTTCGACGCCGATTCCGCCCGTCGACCCGCATCAGGCCTGGGTCGATTTCACCACCCCCACGCCGGGCGCCAAGTTGGTCATGGCTCAGCGCCTCGATGGCAAGAACCTCAACGACGGGCGTTTTTTCCAGGTGCCACCGGGCAGCCACGAATTGATGGTGCGCTTTGATTTCGAGGTGAACACGGGTGCAGGTTTTGGCGGGCTGGACCAGACGCACGACCGAACCTGCTTCATGACCTTGCAGTACGACAACTTCCAGGCAGGCCAGCACTATGTGCTGGAAGGGCGCTCGCTGGCCTTCACGCCCAACATTCGGCTGTACAACTCAGCGCGTCAGTTGCTGGCCCAGGAACGCAGCGTGAACTGCATCTGA
- a CDS encoding DUF883 family protein: MANTSLRKASLESMEAEISSLLKSLESLKDDASDESRKTLKALKSNAENALKHSRHLISDAYEESKVKIRETGVATRDYAQEHPWTTAGVAVGALGLLAAYLLCKRGD; this comes from the coding sequence ATGGCCAACACTTCTTTACGCAAAGCGTCGCTGGAAAGCATGGAAGCCGAGATTTCGAGCCTGCTCAAGTCCCTTGAGAGCCTCAAGGATGATGCGTCCGATGAGTCGCGCAAAACGCTGAAGGCCCTGAAAAGCAATGCCGAGAATGCACTCAAGCATTCCCGTCACCTGATCAGCGATGCCTACGAAGAAAGCAAAGTCAAAATCCGCGAAACCGGTGTTGCAACCCGTGACTACGCACAAGAGCACCCATGGACTACCGCCGGCGTTGCCGTTGGCGCGCTGGGTCTGCTGGCGGCTTACCTGCTGTGCAAACGCGGCGACTGA
- a CDS encoding HAD family hydrolase yields MTRRYQTVLFDLDGTLTDPREGITRSIQYALAKLGIDEPDLTKLEHFIGPPLLQAFMQFYGFDEAKAWEAVNFYRERFKVTGLYENRVFDGVMPLLEELNGQGRQLYVATSKPWVFAREIARHFDFAKHFKVIYGSELDGTRTNKVELIAHLMSEERLDPATTLMIGDRKHDLIGARSNGLDSAAVGYGFGSFEELNAEAPTWHFETLDEMHQAFLQRA; encoded by the coding sequence ATGACCCGGCGTTATCAAACCGTCCTGTTCGACCTGGATGGCACCCTGACCGACCCGCGCGAGGGCATTACCCGTTCGATTCAGTACGCCCTCGCCAAGCTCGGCATCGATGAACCGGACCTGACCAAGCTGGAACACTTTATCGGCCCGCCGCTGCTGCAAGCCTTCATGCAGTTCTACGGCTTTGATGAGGCCAAGGCCTGGGAAGCGGTGAATTTCTACCGCGAGCGTTTCAAGGTCACCGGGCTGTATGAAAACCGCGTGTTCGACGGCGTGATGCCGCTACTGGAAGAGCTGAACGGCCAGGGCCGCCAACTGTATGTGGCCACGTCCAAGCCGTGGGTGTTCGCCCGCGAGATTGCCCGGCATTTCGATTTTGCCAAGCACTTCAAAGTGATCTACGGCAGCGAACTGGACGGCACGCGCACCAACAAAGTCGAGTTGATTGCGCACTTGATGAGTGAAGAGCGCCTGGACCCGGCGACCACCTTGATGATTGGTGATCGCAAGCATGACCTGATCGGCGCGCGCAGCAATGGGCTGGACTCGGCGGCGGTGGGGTATGGGTTTGGCAGTTTTGAAGAGCTGAATGCCGAGGCGCCGACCTGGCATTTTGAGACGCTGGATGAGATGCATCAGGCGTTTTTGCAGCGCGCTTGA
- a CDS encoding gamma carbonic anhydrase family protein: MTLRTYQNHTPTLGAGAFVDISAVVIGDVEIGADSSVWPLTVIRGDMHRIRIGARTSVQDGCVLHITHAGPFNPDGFPLLIGDDVTIAHKVMLHGCSVGNRILIGMGSIVMDGAVVEDDVIIGAGSLVPPGKKLESGFLYVGSPVKQVRALTDKERAFFTYSAANYVKLKDLHLAEGFDR; the protein is encoded by the coding sequence GTGACCCTTCGCACCTATCAGAACCACACGCCAACCCTGGGCGCCGGGGCTTTTGTCGATATTTCGGCGGTGGTGATCGGCGATGTCGAAATCGGCGCCGACAGCTCGGTATGGCCGCTGACCGTGATTCGCGGCGACATGCACCGCATCCGCATCGGTGCGCGCACCAGCGTGCAGGACGGCTGCGTGCTGCACATTACCCACGCCGGGCCGTTCAATCCTGACGGCTTCCCACTGCTGATCGGCGATGACGTGACCATCGCCCACAAAGTCATGCTGCACGGCTGCAGCGTCGGCAACCGCATCCTGATCGGCATGGGCAGCATCGTGATGGACGGCGCGGTGGTGGAAGACGACGTGATCATCGGCGCCGGCAGCCTGGTGCCACCGGGCAAGAAACTCGAGAGCGGTTTTTTGTACGTGGGCAGCCCGGTTAAACAAGTCCGCGCGCTGACTGACAAGGAACGCGCCTTTTTCACCTACAGCGCGGCGAACTACGTGAAGCTCAAAGACCTGCACTTGGCGGAAGGATTCGACCGATGA
- the prlC gene encoding oligopeptidase A: MAPSLFLHVSSAKVPTVSANNPLLQSYDLPPFSAIRAEHVQPAIEQILADNRVAIEGILQSQGKNPTWAGLVLAMDELNDRLGAAWSPVSHLNAVCNSAELREAYEACLPALSAYSTEMGQNRALFQAFEALANSPEAAGFDVAQKTILEHSLRDFRLSGIDLPPEQQKRYAEVQSKLSELGSKFSNQLLDATQAWTKHVTDEATLAGLTDSAKAQMAAAAQAKGLDGWLITLEFPSYYAVMTYAHDRALREEVYAAYCTRASDQGPNAGKNDNGPVMEQILDLRQELAKLLGYASFSELSLATKMAESSDQVLSFLRDLAKRSKPFAAQDLQQLKAYAAEQGCADLQSWDSGFYGEKLREQRYSVSQEALRAYFPIDKVLGGLFAIVQRLYGIEIAEQKGFDTWHPDVRLFEIKENGQHVGRFFFDLYARANKRGGAWMDGARDRRRTVDGVLQSPVANLVCNFTPADSGKPALLTHDEVTTLFHEFGHGLHHLLTRVEHAGVSGINGVAWDAVELPSQFMENWCWEPEGLALISGHYETGEPLPQDLLEKMLAAKNFQSGLMMVRQLEFSLFDFELHATHGDGRSVAQVLEGVRDEVSVMRPPAYNRFPNSFAHIFAGGYAAGYYSYKWAEVLSADAFSKFEEDGVLNAETGRAFREAILARGGSQAPMVLFVDFRGRAPSIDALLRHSGLSEDAAA; this comes from the coding sequence ATGGCCCCATCTTTGTTCTTACATGTTTCTTCAGCCAAGGTGCCAACCGTGAGCGCGAACAACCCTCTTCTGCAGTCCTACGACCTGCCGCCGTTCTCGGCGATCCGTGCCGAGCACGTACAGCCGGCCATTGAACAGATCCTCGCCGACAATCGCGTCGCCATCGAAGGCATCCTGCAAAGCCAGGGTAAAAATCCGACATGGGCCGGGCTCGTGCTGGCGATGGACGAATTGAATGACCGCCTGGGCGCGGCCTGGAGCCCGGTCAGCCACCTGAATGCCGTGTGCAACAGTGCCGAGTTGCGTGAAGCTTATGAGGCTTGCCTGCCGGCATTGAGCGCCTACTCCACCGAGATGGGCCAGAACCGCGCGCTGTTCCAGGCCTTTGAAGCCCTGGCCAACAGCCCGGAAGCCGCCGGTTTCGACGTGGCGCAAAAAACCATCCTCGAGCACTCGCTGCGCGACTTCCGCTTGTCGGGTATCGATTTGCCGCCTGAGCAGCAAAAGCGTTACGCCGAAGTGCAGAGCAAGCTCTCCGAGCTGGGCAGCAAATTTTCCAACCAACTGTTGGACGCCACCCAAGCCTGGACCAAACACGTCACCGATGAAGCCACCCTCGCCGGCCTGACCGACTCGGCCAAGGCGCAAATGGCCGCCGCCGCCCAGGCCAAAGGCCTCGACGGCTGGCTGATCACCCTGGAATTCCCCAGCTACTACGCGGTGATGACCTACGCCCACGACCGCGCTCTGCGTGAAGAGGTCTACGCGGCCTACTGCACCCGTGCGTCGGACCAAGGCCCGAATGCCGGCAAGAATGATAACGGCCCGGTGATGGAACAGATCCTCGACTTGCGTCAGGAGCTGGCCAAACTGTTGGGCTACGCCTCGTTCTCCGAGCTGAGCCTGGCCACCAAGATGGCTGAGTCCAGCGACCAGGTGCTGAGCTTCCTGCGGGACCTGGCCAAGCGCAGCAAGCCGTTTGCCGCCCAGGACCTGCAACAGCTCAAGGCTTACGCTGCCGAACAAGGCTGCGCCGACCTGCAAAGCTGGGACAGCGGTTTCTACGGCGAAAAACTCCGCGAGCAACGTTACAGCGTGTCTCAGGAAGCCCTGCGCGCCTACTTCCCGATCGACAAAGTACTGGGCGGCCTGTTTGCCATCGTCCAGCGCCTGTACGGCATCGAAATCGCCGAGCAAAAAGGCTTCGACACCTGGCATCCGGACGTTCGCCTGTTTGAAATCAAGGAAAACGGCCAACACGTCGGCCGTTTCTTCTTCGACCTGTACGCCCGCGCCAACAAGCGTGGCGGTGCCTGGATGGACGGCGCACGCGACCGTCGCCGCACCGTCGACGGCGTGCTGCAAAGCCCGGTAGCCAACCTGGTGTGCAACTTCACCCCGGCCGACAGCGGCAAGCCTGCCCTGCTGACCCACGATGAAGTGACCACCCTGTTCCACGAATTCGGCCACGGCCTGCACCACCTGCTGACCCGAGTCGAACACGCCGGCGTCTCCGGTATCAACGGCGTGGCCTGGGATGCGGTGGAATTGCCAAGCCAGTTTATGGAGAACTGGTGCTGGGAGCCGGAAGGCCTGGCGCTGATCTCCGGCCACTATGAAACCGGCGAGCCGCTGCCCCAGGACCTGCTGGAAAAAATGCTCGCGGCGAAAAACTTCCAGTCCGGCCTGATGATGGTGCGCCAGCTGGAATTCTCGCTGTTCGACTTCGAACTGCACGCCACCCATGGCGATGGCCGCAGCGTGGCGCAAGTGCTTGAAGGCGTGCGCGATGAAGTCTCGGTGATGCGCCCGCCTGCGTACAACCGCTTCCCTAACAGCTTCGCGCACATCTTCGCCGGCGGTTACGCGGCGGGTTACTACAGCTACAAGTGGGCGGAAGTGTTGTCGGCGGATGCCTTCTCCAAGTTTGAAGAAGACGGCGTGCTCAATGCCGAAACCGGCCGTGCGTTCCGCGAAGCCATTCTGGCTCGTGGTGGTTCCCAAGCGCCGATGGTGCTGTTCGTCGACTTCCGCGGACGTGCGCCGTCGATTGACGCACTCTTGCGCCACAGCGGCCTGAGTGAGGACGCGGCAGCATGA
- a CDS encoding dodecin: MSDHHTYKKVELVGSSTTSIEDAINNAIAEAHKSIKHLEWFEVTETRGHIKDGKAAHFQVTLKVGFRIASS; encoded by the coding sequence ATGTCTGATCATCACACGTACAAGAAAGTCGAACTGGTCGGTTCTTCGACCACCAGCATCGAAGACGCCATCAACAACGCAATCGCCGAGGCGCACAAGAGCATCAAGCACTTGGAGTGGTTTGAAGTGACCGAAACCCGTGGTCACATCAAGGACGGCAAGGCCGCGCACTTCCAGGTCACGCTGAAGGTGGGGTTCCGAATTGCCAGTAGTTGA
- a CDS encoding DUF1161 domain-containing protein — protein MKRFALAIICGVLATSAVAAPKDCEELRKEIEVKIQANAVPSYTLEVVSKEEADKHDSAMVVGSCENGTKAIVYQKNND, from the coding sequence ATGAAACGTTTTGCCTTGGCGATCATCTGCGGTGTTTTGGCCACTTCGGCCGTGGCCGCGCCAAAAGATTGTGAAGAGCTCAGGAAAGAAATCGAGGTCAAGATCCAGGCTAACGCCGTGCCGTCCTACACCCTTGAGGTTGTCAGCAAGGAAGAAGCCGACAAGCACGACAGCGCCATGGTCGTCGGCAGCTGTGAGAACGGCACCAAAGCCATCGTCTACCAGAAGAACAACGACTGA
- a CDS encoding LysR family transcriptional regulator, giving the protein MSRDLPPLNALRAFEATARLNSVSQAAEQLHVTHGAVSRQLKVLEEHLGVSLFAKDGRGLKLTDSGVRLRDASAEAFERLRDVCAELTQASADAPFVLGCSGSLLARWLIPRLGRLNADLPDLRLHLSAGDGDLDPRRPGLDALLVFAEPPWPADMQVYELASERIGPVMSPRFAGYERLRQAPPQALCDEALLHTTSRPQAWPSWAQQHGIAPDALKHGQGFEHLYYLLEAAVAGLGVAIAPEPLVAEDLRAGRLVAPWGFCETPAHLALWLPKRAADGRAGQLAQWLKAELLRQPL; this is encoded by the coding sequence ATGAGCCGAGACCTTCCGCCCCTCAATGCCTTGCGCGCGTTTGAAGCCACTGCCCGGCTCAACAGCGTCAGCCAGGCGGCTGAGCAACTCCATGTGACCCACGGCGCCGTCAGCCGACAGTTGAAGGTGCTTGAAGAGCATTTAGGTGTCAGCTTGTTCGCCAAGGACGGTCGCGGCCTTAAACTCACAGATTCCGGCGTTCGGCTGCGGGATGCCAGCGCTGAAGCCTTCGAGCGTTTAAGGGACGTTTGCGCCGAACTGACCCAGGCCAGCGCCGACGCACCTTTTGTACTCGGGTGTTCGGGCAGTTTGCTGGCGCGCTGGTTGATCCCGCGCCTGGGTCGCCTGAACGCCGACTTGCCGGATTTGCGCCTGCACCTGTCGGCGGGTGACGGTGACCTCGACCCGCGGCGCCCCGGCCTCGATGCCCTGCTGGTGTTCGCCGAACCGCCGTGGCCCGCAGATATGCAGGTGTACGAGTTGGCCAGCGAACGCATCGGCCCGGTGATGAGCCCGCGCTTCGCCGGGTACGAGCGCCTGCGTCAGGCACCGCCGCAAGCCCTGTGCGACGAAGCCCTGTTGCACACCACTTCCCGCCCGCAAGCCTGGCCCAGTTGGGCGCAGCAACACGGCATCGCGCCCGACGCGTTGAAACACGGCCAGGGGTTTGAGCATTTGTATTATTTGCTGGAGGCTGCGGTGGCAGGTTTGGGGGTGGCAATTGCGCCAGAACCGCTGGTGGCAGAGGACCTGCGAGCGGGTCGCCTGGTGGCGCCGTGGGGTTTTTGCGAAACCCCGGCGCACCTGGCGTTGTGGCTACCCAAGCGCGCCGCAGATGGGCGCGCGGGTCAGTTGGCGCAGTGGCTCAAGGCTGAGTTGCTGCGCCAGCCGTTGTAG
- a CDS encoding YheV family putative zinc ribbon protein, whose translation MSEGPVITKKQFIAGAVCPACSEPDKLKMWTEDNVPHRECVACGYTDTLNDQGLSVPKELGTRVNTSALKAPADPKVQAVQFFPNPKLKKD comes from the coding sequence ATGAGTGAAGGGCCTGTGATCACCAAAAAGCAATTTATCGCCGGGGCGGTCTGCCCGGCGTGCAGCGAGCCGGACAAGTTGAAGATGTGGACCGAAGACAACGTGCCGCACCGCGAATGCGTGGCCTGCGGTTATACCGACACGTTGAATGACCAAGGTCTGTCGGTGCCCAAGGAATTGGGCACGCGGGTCAATACATCGGCGTTGAAAGCGCCGGCGGACCCGAAAGTGCAGGCGGTGCAGTTTTTCCCCAACCCCAAGCTGAAAAAAGACTGA
- a CDS encoding LLM class flavin-dependent oxidoreductase yields MKSLSDVKFSTLDLVPVRANGSIAQSLRNSLDLAQHVEKFGYNRFWVAEHHNMDGIASSATSVLLGYLAGGTSTIRVGSGGIMLPNHAPLVIAEQFGTLESLYPGRIDLGLGRAPGSDQMTARALRRERSGSADDFPDDVAELVAYLGPRTPDQRIIAVPGTGTNVPVWLLGSSLFSAQLAGERGLPYAFASHFAPRLMHEAIRVYRNHFKPSAVLDKPYVMLGIPLVAADTDEQADYLATSVYQRILALMRGQSLVQRPPVKTMDGLWLPHEKDAVGSFLGLAMVGSPAKIRAKLEVLIEQTGADELIFTSDLYEHADRIHSYELLAQVMKG; encoded by the coding sequence ATGAAATCGCTGTCCGACGTGAAGTTTTCGACCCTCGACCTCGTGCCCGTGCGCGCCAACGGGAGCATCGCGCAGTCGTTGCGCAACTCCCTGGACTTGGCCCAACACGTGGAAAAGTTCGGCTACAACCGTTTTTGGGTGGCTGAGCACCACAACATGGACGGCATCGCCAGTTCGGCTACCTCGGTATTGCTGGGTTATTTGGCCGGTGGCACCTCGACGATTCGCGTCGGCTCCGGCGGCATCATGCTGCCCAACCACGCGCCGTTGGTGATTGCCGAACAGTTCGGCACACTGGAAAGCCTGTATCCCGGCCGTATCGACCTGGGTTTGGGCCGCGCCCCCGGTTCCGACCAGATGACCGCGCGCGCCCTGCGCCGTGAGCGCTCAGGCAGCGCGGACGACTTCCCGGATGACGTCGCCGAACTGGTGGCCTACCTGGGCCCACGCACGCCCGACCAACGGATCATCGCCGTTCCGGGCACCGGCACCAATGTGCCGGTGTGGCTGCTCGGTTCTAGCCTGTTCAGCGCACAGCTGGCCGGTGAGCGCGGTTTGCCCTACGCCTTCGCCTCACATTTCGCACCGCGTTTGATGCATGAGGCGATTCGCGTGTATCGCAATCACTTCAAGCCTTCAGCAGTGTTGGACAAGCCCTACGTGATGCTCGGCATTCCGCTGGTGGCCGCCGACACCGACGAGCAAGCCGATTACTTGGCCACTTCGGTGTACCAGCGCATCCTCGCGCTGATGCGCGGGCAGAGCCTGGTACAGCGCCCGCCGGTAAAAACCATGGACGGCCTGTGGCTGCCCCATGAAAAAGACGCCGTCGGCAGCTTCCTCGGCCTGGCCATGGTCGGCAGCCCGGCGAAGATCCGCGCCAAACTGGAGGTGCTGATCGAACAGACCGGCGCCGATGAGCTGATCTTCACCAGCGACCTGTACGAGCACGCCGACCGGATTCATTCCTACGAGCTGCTGGCGCAGGTGATGAAGGGCTGA
- a CDS encoding aminopeptidase: MLRRFLPGLMVALLSGCSSVSYYSQLASGQWQLLRAREPVAEVIADPSRPQVLRDHLVQSQKARAFASEHLHLPDNQSYRLYADIGRPYVVWNVFATTEFSLSPQTHCFPIAGCVAYRGYYNQGAARGAAALLRQQGMDVSIGGVEAYSTLGWFNDPIMSSMMNWGDERLATLIFHELAHQRFYVKDDTEFNESYANFVEQEGTRQWRAARGLAPLSNATLQQRDQFIRLVLDTRKRLETLYAQPLAADVMRQAKAAQFERLRSEYRQMRDSQWGGDKRYDLWINQPLNNARLLPFGLYDQWVPAFAALFAQEGGDWVKFYAAVEKLGGLPVEQRKAALRRLESVSR, from the coding sequence ATGTTGAGGCGTTTTCTTCCAGGGTTAATGGTTGCGCTGCTCAGCGGCTGTTCCAGCGTCAGTTATTACAGCCAGTTGGCCAGCGGCCAGTGGCAATTGCTGCGGGCTCGCGAGCCGGTTGCCGAGGTCATCGCGGACCCTTCTCGCCCACAGGTATTGCGTGATCACCTGGTGCAATCGCAGAAGGCACGCGCCTTTGCCAGTGAACACCTGCACCTGCCCGACAACCAGAGTTACCGGTTGTACGCCGACATTGGCCGGCCTTATGTGGTCTGGAACGTCTTTGCCACGACGGAATTTTCCCTCTCCCCCCAAACCCATTGCTTCCCGATTGCCGGATGCGTCGCCTATCGCGGTTATTACAACCAGGGCGCGGCGCGCGGCGCGGCGGCGTTGTTGCGGCAACAAGGCATGGACGTGTCGATTGGCGGCGTCGAGGCCTACTCCACCCTGGGCTGGTTCAACGACCCGATCATGAGCTCGATGATGAACTGGGGTGATGAGCGCCTGGCCACGCTGATTTTTCATGAGCTGGCGCACCAGCGGTTTTATGTAAAGGATGACACCGAGTTCAACGAGTCATATGCCAACTTCGTCGAGCAGGAAGGCACGCGCCAGTGGCGTGCGGCGCGGGGCTTGGCGCCTTTGAGCAATGCGACGTTGCAGCAGCGTGATCAGTTTATCCGGCTGGTGCTTGATACCCGCAAACGCCTGGAAACGCTCTACGCACAGCCGTTGGCAGCCGATGTGATGCGCCAGGCCAAGGCGGCGCAGTTCGAGCGTTTGCGCAGTGAGTATCGGCAGATGCGCGATAGCCAATGGGGCGGCGACAAGCGTTATGACCTGTGGATCAACCAGCCGCTGAACAACGCGCGGCTGTTGCCATTTGGGCTGTATGACCAATGGGTGCCGGCGTTTGCGGCGTTGTTTGCGCAGGAAGGTGGGGATTGGGTGAAGTTCTATGCGGCGGTGGAGAAGCTGGGTGGGTTGCCGGTGGAGCAGCGTAAGGCGGCGTTGAGGCGGTTGGAGAGTGTAAGCCGTTAG